DNA from Candidatus Cloacimonas acidaminovorans str. Evry:
CCACTACATACTGGGGCTTGGGCTTACTGGATAACTTTACTGCAGCCATAGCTCAAGACAATAGCAAACCGGTTCTCTGTTATGACTGGGTAGCTGGTGTGTTTGGCGTGAATATGCTTAATGATCGAGGAACAATATTCGGTAATTGGGAAATAAAAGCTACCTATGGTGGTCAGACACTTATTCACCCCAGCATGAAAGTAAACGGAGTAGAATATAAATATGTGCGCAAGTTTCGCGAAGAAAAATCCGAGGACGCCTCGGAAACCGACAAGCCAGATCGCTATATAAGCACATACTCTCTAGGTCAAGTTGCCATGGAGTCGAACTTGAGTATAGGTATCTCCAGCGGTAAAGCTGGATATCTGTATCTCTTCGGAGGAGCAAGATACCAAGGGGACTTCGGTGGAGGATGGTATCGTAGTGATGATATACATAACTGGGACACATTTGTAAGTGATAAACCCTCCGAGGTGTTCCTGCCAGAATTGCCTAAACGAAATGTAATCTACGATAGATTAACCTTCAAATTTGGCATCGGAATCAGATTGCCAATTTAGTATGACTGTTTGACAAAGATGAATGGGAGAACCAATGAAAAATATTAAAACTCAGATATATATAAGCATCTTATGCCTTTTGCTGACTGGAAGCCTGTTTTGCGCCAGCGTCAACGAAATCAGTTTCAATGTCCGCCAATTGCGTGAGTTTCTCACCTACACTCCGGATCTGGATGGCCAGATTCTCAGTGCTGCTGACAGTCTTGTTATCCAAAACCGTAAAGCTGAAATCCAGCAGGAGATCAATGCTCTGCTGGCTTCCAGCCGCGAGCGCTACACTGTGGAGGATATCACAGTGCTGGGCTATCTTCAAGACCAAGGCGTGCTCTCTATTGAAAACCGGGAGTTCAAACGCAATATGAAGATCCGGATGTCGCAGGAGGAGGCAGAAGTCGTGACCAGCCACCCCGGTAACTTCTATCTGGAAGCTTTGCGAGAACTGGATCAAAACCTGAGTTGGGTCTATTACAACTGGACCCTCAAGGGCTACAACACCATATATTATGAAGAGGAAGAAGAGATCAACAACATCCCCGAAATTGAGTTGGTCTCCATCAACCCGGAAACAATGTTCGACATCTCCTACCAGCTATATAAACAGAATCAAACCGCCAAAACTGCCCTGGAAAACTACCAGGATGGTGATTACAGAGTTTCGCTGAACCAATTTCTGGCTGAAGTACGCACCGGAGACATGCCTGCCACTCATTATTTCTGGATTGCTATGAACTATCTGGAACTGGGGGAGATCAGCAATGCCAAGTATTATTTAGAACAATATCTTCAAACCTTTGACCCGAATTATGTGACCATAGCACAGCACTACCTGGATTTGATCGCGGAGCAAGAGAATGTCTTTCGCCGGGTTCAGGTCAATGAGAATCCAATCTACCTCTCCAGTGACGAGGGAGAATCCCATTTTACCGTCAGTCCCGATGGAACCTATCTATATTTCTGTTCCGGACGTCCAGCCGCTTTTGCGAAAACCAATATCTGGAGAGCAGAGCGTTTGAACAATTCCTGGGCTTATCCAGAGCTCGTGGAAGCTCTCAGTACAAATAGCGACGAAGCGCTTTGTTCATTCTCCTCCAATGGTATGCGTGCCTACTTGATGGGAAAATATGAGCAAGGCAGGCAGGACTATGATATCTACACCAGTGATGATAAAAACGGTTGGACCAGTCCCGTTCGTCTGACCGCAGTCAACAGCGACCAGCAGGAAATTGATCCCTATGTCTATCAGGACCGCTTGATGCTATTCAGTTCAAACCGTCCAGGCGGCTTTGGAGGTTATGACATCTATCTAAGTATCTACAACGACGGCAGTTGGCAGCGCCCATTCAACCTGGGGGCTAATGTCAACACCGCAGGTGATGAAATTGCTCCCTTCCTGGATTGGGATGGCAAGACCATTTTCTTTTCCAGCAACGGCTATCGCGGTTTTGGAGGATATGACATTTACAAGGCAGTGGTACTGGATGGAGAAGCAAAGACCTGGTCCCGGGCCGAAAATGTTGGAGCTCCGGTCAATTCTGCTTACAACGACAGAGCTTTCTATCACCTGCGCAATTCCAATGAAGCCATTTTGCTTTCAGACCGTGCCCGGAGAGGCGTTTTAGGTATACACCCTCTCAGCCTTGAATACGCACCCCGATCCTACTTTATCAAGGACAGCGATGGTCAGGTCAAACGTGTGCAGGATAAGGACAACACCTCACCACTCAGCGGATTGCTTACCCAAGAGGTGGAAGAGGAGTATCTGGAGATTTGGGGAACTGTGCTCAATGATAAAAATGTTCCAGTGCAGGCGGAATTGCGTTTCAGTTACGACCGGGACGGAATTCATTATCACGATCTGGCAAGACCGGACGAGCAGGGAAACTATTCCATATATTTGCCAGTCAGCAAGGAGTATATCCTTGATACCAATCCCAGCGGTTACTCTATGTATTCCACCAGAATCAAACCGCCTAGTCAAAGCAGCCGAGTTCGTCAAGATCTGCGATTGGAACCTCTGGATCTAGATAAAGTATTCGTGTTCAGCAATATCCAATTTGACTATGACAGTGCTGTCCTGAAGGCAGAATCATATCCGATTCTCAATGAGATTGCCCTCACGCTTCTGAACAACCCCACAATTCGGGTCGAAATTTCCGGCCACACTTGCGAGAACCAAGGTGGAGAGAAGTATAACACCACATTGTCTGAAAACCGTGCTGCCGCTGTATTAAGTTACCTGAAGGGAAAGGGCGTTAACGCAAACAGGATGATCTCGGTTGGTTATGGTCTCAGTCGTCCCCTGAACAACAATCTCTCCGAAGAAGACAAAGCCCTGAACCGACGAGTGGAAGTCAAGATCATCAAATAAGCTGGATTTGCTGCTCTAAATCCTGAGTTTCACCCAGGCGTTTGATTACTATCCTCCTAAGGATTTCGTCCGGGAGCAAGTCAATATAGCGTTTTTAGACCATAACCTTTACCAAGTCGTTTGGTCTTATTACAGGTTCAATTTCAAATAGAGTGGGTGAGCACAAAAAAAGAGCTGAAAGGATTAGTACATTTTTTAGACCTTATTTCTAAACCATCACCTAAAGGAGCACTTTATGACCAGTCCTCTCGGAAACCAAATTTGTGAAGTGTTACTGAACTTGCAAGGATATTGTGCAACCAATCTAACCGAAGAAGAGTATCAAGGCACCAAGGAAGTGCATATACCCATTAAAAGCACCAGGCAGAATATGTGCCCGAAGTGTTATAAACCATTGCCCATATATGATACTAAAATAAGGCACATAGGGCATGCTTTAATATCTTGTCGTTCAGTGGTATTGGCCGTAACCCTCAGGCGAACTCAGTGTCCTGTATGTGGCGTCAATACTGAATATCAGGCATTTTGCCAGTTGATAAAAGCAATTAACCCAGCACAAATAATCAGGCAAAAAGCCATAAATCAGAACCTATGGGGGATTGTGACTTGTTTCGCCAAACAAAATATTGTTTGACAAGATTTTTATTGAAATAAACTTAATTTGTTTGAGAGGATAGAGATAGAAATAGGAAGTAAAAGAACCATTGACAGAAAACATAAGTTATGACATAATAAGATGATAAGGACTTTAAAAATAAAAATATAAGGAGGTGGACAATGAAACGGAGCCACTATCTTTTTATAACTATCTGGCTAATGGCTATGGCTGCCCTATTGGGAGCTCAAGAAACGCCACAAATAGTAGATGTTGATCAATTACCCTTTAGTGTCGGTGATGTCTCCGATGCCGTAGTGATGGGCAACTTCTGCTATATAAATACTTGCCTGCCATTTTACCTAGTAAAGATAGACCTCTTAACTAAAGAGGTAATCTGGCAACAACCCAATTCTTATACTGGGAGTCCTGGATATAGTTTAGTCAAGACCCCTGATGGAAATTTGTGCTATAGCGACGGATCAGAAATTGTTAAGATAACACCCAATGGCGATATATGCTGGTCTCGTGACTTAAGTTCTTATAGTAGTTGCATTTCCATATCTAATACGAGCAATAATTTTTTAACATGTTATGGTAATTATAGCAATTTAATTCTGTTAAACTATGAAAACGGCGCTATCCTAGGAAACTGGGCTATTCCGACAGGAGGAAATCACTACTCTTATCATTTTGCTATAGCTAGTTCTGATTCTATCTTTTACTGTTTTGACAATACTAGTCATGGCACAACTTCTAATACCGCTATTAAACTAACCAAGGTCCAGATTAATACTGCGGCAGAAGTTATCTGGAGTTTTGAGGTGCCAGATTTATTACAGCCCGTAGGTTTAGTAGATGATAACATCATCTACTTTGGCGGCCAACAATTAGATCCCTGGACAAATACTCTCCTGTATAAAATTGAGGATATGGGAGACAATTACCAACTGGTATCTACCACTGACATAGCTGGACCGGACACTACCGCCCATGTCCATCACCTTCTACTTAATAACCATGAGCTATTGCTTTCCTGTCTTATTGTTTTAGGAGATGACCCTAATGGACAAGATGGCAGTGCTTTATCAATGTTCTGCTATAACCAGAATATGAACCTGGTCTGGCAAATCTCTCAAAATATCCTGCCATTTTTTGTCACCCAGGCCGTAGCTTTATCTGATGATGCCGCTAAACTCTATGCTATTTCTATCTATCGGCAAACTTATAGTGGTCCAGATACCAACTGGCTCACTGAAATTAGTTTGCCAACCCCGGTCACGGATCCAGTCCTTACTCCTAATATTAATGATGTCTGCTATCCTAATCCCTTTAGAAATAGCACCACCATTAAATTTGAGATGAATAGCCCTGCCAGCACCAGCATTGCGGTATATAACATTAAAGGACAAGTGGTTCGCCATTTAGTGCAGTCCTAAAAATTTAGTCCTGGAGAACAAACTATTCTCTGGGATGGTCAAGATGACCGCGGGCGGACAGTGCCAGCAGGAATCTATTTTTATAAGATTAACAGTGGAGGGTATTGCTCCAGTAAGAAAATGGTCTTAATAAAATAAAACAAAAACCGGAATCAAAATATTAGATTTAGATTGGGAGTTCTATCTTTCTTCTTACGAGGGGCTTACGCCACCATCGCTATCGTTGTGTCGCCCTTTGGGCTTTTAAGGAATCTCAACCATATAAACTCTCTAAACCTTCTCAACCCTCTAAACTTTCTCAACCCTTTTTTCCGAGGGGCTTACGCCACCATCGCTATCATTGTGTCGCCCTTTGGGCTTTGAAGGAATC
Protein-coding regions in this window:
- a CDS encoding T9SS type A sorting domain-containing protein, whose translation is MKRSHYLFITIWLMAMAALLGAQETPQIVDVDQLPFSVGDVSDAVVMGNFCYINTCLPFYLVKIDLLTKEVIWQQPNSYTGSPGYSLVKTPDGNLCYSDGSEIVKITPNGDICWSRDLSSYSSCISISNTSNNFLTCYGNYSNLILLNYENGAILGNWAIPTGGNHYSYHFAIASSDSIFYCFDNTSHGTTSNTAIKLTKVQINTAAEVIWSFEVPDLLQPVGLVDDNIIYFGGQQLDPWTNTLLYKIEDMGDNYQLVSTTDIAGPDTTAHVHHLLLNNHELLLSCLIVLGDDPNGQDGSALSMFCYNQNMNLVWQISQNILPFFVTQAVALSDDAAKLYAISIYRQTYSGPDTNWLTEISLPTPVTDPVLTPNINDVCYPNPFRNSTTIKFEMNSPASTSIAVYNIKGQVVRHLVQS
- a CDS encoding OmpA family protein codes for the protein MKNIKTQIYISILCLLLTGSLFCASVNEISFNVRQLREFLTYTPDLDGQILSAADSLVIQNRKAEIQQEINALLASSRERYTVEDITVLGYLQDQGVLSIENREFKRNMKIRMSQEEAEVVTSHPGNFYLEALRELDQNLSWVYYNWTLKGYNTIYYEEEEEINNIPEIELVSINPETMFDISYQLYKQNQTAKTALENYQDGDYRVSLNQFLAEVRTGDMPATHYFWIAMNYLELGEISNAKYYLEQYLQTFDPNYVTIAQHYLDLIAEQENVFRRVQVNENPIYLSSDEGESHFTVSPDGTYLYFCSGRPAAFAKTNIWRAERLNNSWAYPELVEALSTNSDEALCSFSSNGMRAYLMGKYEQGRQDYDIYTSDDKNGWTSPVRLTAVNSDQQEIDPYVYQDRLMLFSSNRPGGFGGYDIYLSIYNDGSWQRPFNLGANVNTAGDEIAPFLDWDGKTIFFSSNGYRGFGGYDIYKAVVLDGEAKTWSRAENVGAPVNSAYNDRAFYHLRNSNEAILLSDRARRGVLGIHPLSLEYAPRSYFIKDSDGQVKRVQDKDNTSPLSGLLTQEVEEEYLEIWGTVLNDKNVPVQAELRFSYDRDGIHYHDLARPDEQGNYSIYLPVSKEYILDTNPSGYSMYSTRIKPPSQSSRVRQDLRLEPLDLDKVFVFSNIQFDYDSAVLKAESYPILNEIALTLLNNPTIRVEISGHTCENQGGEKYNTTLSENRAAAVLSYLKGKGVNANRMISVGYGLSRPLNNNLSEEDKALNRRVEVKIIK